AATTTCATCACTAAATATACTATCTCCGAGAAAACATACTTTTTCAGGTGTTATAATACCTATTTGGTCTACGGTGTGTCCTTTTAGGGAAATTATTTCAAATTTATCATCACTTATTTTATTTATTCCTTCATTTAAAATAAAATCTACACCACAGGGTTTAGATGAATTAGCAAGTGGTTTTATAGCGCTTGCAGTATAAAGTATTGATGAATATATATATGGATTTTCTATGTATAACTTTTCCTTAGGTGAAGAGAATACTTGGCATCCTGGATAATTATCTTTAAAAAATGTATTTCCTCCGCAGTGATCTCCATGACTATGAGTATTTATTATGTATTTTGGATGAAGGTTATTACTTAATAATATATCATTTAATTTTTTTGCCGAAGAATTGTTTATTCCTGTGTCTATAAGTATACAATTTTTGTTTTTGAAAGTGTACACACCTATATTAGTGGGAGAATCTATATAATAAGCATTGCCTTTGATTTTATTTAAATTCATATTATCACGTCCTTTAATTTGGTTAAAAAATCTATAAGGTACACGAAAAGAAATAACAGGTCAAAGATGCTAGTATATTTTGTGTCAGACAAGGAAGCAGGTTTCGCCACTAGTAGGACTATCGGTGGGTTCTGCTGACGCAGTATAACGCAAAATAGATTAGCATACTGACTTGTTATTTATTTGAATGTGCCTAAACAATAATATCATAGGATTTGGAGAAATTCCACTAGATGTCAAAGAAAATATTTTGTTTGTACATATGTAAGGTACACGAAAAGAAATAACAGGTCAAAGATGCTAGTATATTTTGTGCCAGACAAGGAAGCAGGTTCCGCCGCTAGTAGAACTATCGGTGGGTTCTGCTAACGCAGTATGACGCAAAATAGACTAGCATACTGACTTGTTATTTATTTGAATGTGCCTTAATGGGTATAAATTATTATAATGTGTAAAAAATAAGTATATAACTTGGAGGTGATTTTTTTGAAAAAATTATTATACATTCCCGTAAATTCAAAGCCAGAGAATATGTCTACCAGTAAGACTGCAGGAAGATATTTTGTGAATCGTTTTATGTCTGAAAATACTGATTATACAGTTGAGGAATTGGATCTTTATAATGAGTATATACCGGAACCTATTTATAAGTATTTTAAGGGAAGAGCGGAATTAGTTACTGGCGCTGAATATGATTCATTGTCTGAATTTGACAAGAAGGCAGTAGATAGAATGAATCAGTTAAGTGATCAGTTTTTAAGTGCAGATGTTTATGTAATTGCTGCACCAATGTGGAGCGTAAGTTTTCCATCTATACTTAAAAGGTATATGGATTGCATTATAATTAACAATAAACTTATTAAAATTTCACCAGAAAATGTAGATGGACTTTTAGAAGATAAGCAGAGAAATATGATATATATTCAGTCTTCAGGAGGAATTTATCCTAAAATATTAGGAGCTAATGTAAATCACGGTGTGGATTATTTTCATGATATTTTCAAGTTTTTGGGTATAACAAGGTTTCAAAAGGTTTTAATTGAAGGAGTAGATATGCCAGAAGTAGGAAAAGATAAAGCTCTTCAAATGGCTTATGAAGAAATGGAGACAGTGATTAAAAAGTTTTCTAGGGAACCTATATTAAAACAGTAAATATAGGTTTGAAATTTCATAATTAAACCACATTGTACCCTTTTGCGGTTTAATCATAGTAAGGATTGTTCTATATGTTTAGTAGTATATAGAATTTCATGAGCATTTAGGATATTCTAAATAGCATAATAAAAACAAGAAAGGTTATTTGCAGTTACATACTAATAATGGTAATATGAACTTCCTATGAGTTAGTATGGATAGACTAGATTAAAACTTATATTTAATATTGATTAAGAAAAGGCTGTAGATTAGGAAAGTAATTAGTTTGCAGTCTTTTTCTATGATATAATATAATTATTTATAAGATATATGAAAAGAAATAATAAGTTAAAGATGCTGGTATATTTTGTGTCACACAAGCAAGCAGAAACCACCGATAGTAGAACTATCGGCGGGTTCTGCTGACGCAATAGGGCACAAAATAGACTAGCGTACTGACTTATTATTTATTTCAATGTGCCTAAAGAAAATTATAAGGTAAAATACAGTTCATACAGTAATAATTGTAAATTGTGACGGATATAAGTAGTTTGGGTTTTTTTAAAAATTTTTATAAATTTGAAGGGTGAGATTAAACAATTCATGTGTTATGTTTATATTTTAAAGTGCTCCGACGATACGTTATACACGGGATGGACAAATAATTTACAAAATAGGATAAAAAATCATTTAAGAGGTAAGGGAGCTAAATATACTAGATGCAGGTTGCCAGTACAATTGGTATATTTTGAGGAATGCGTGGACAAGTCCTCAGCCTTAAAAAGAGAGTATAAGATAAAACAAATGAGGAGAAAAGAAAAACTAGAGTTAATCCAAAGAAAAAAAATTCAGATTTAAAGGCGTCTATATAAGGGTATGACTACATGTTATTTTTATAAAATATAAAGTAGTTAGATAGCAATGTAATAAAGTCTTTATAGGGGGAAGTAATATGACAATTAGTTCTATTTATGATAGATTTGTAAAATGGAAGCAAAACAAAGTAACTCTTTTAAGTGCAAAAGAATCTAATGAGAAAAACTTATCATTAATAATGAGATTATTATATATAAAAAATAATTATTGTTTTTCTAAAAATGATGAAGTGCTTTTTACATCAGCTACGGATAAAAATTTAGAAAAAATAAATTCATGTTATGAAAATATGGAAAATACAAATAGGCATAGCTATGATACTTTGTTTACCTGTTTATCTAAAGAACCTACTGTAGTTAAAATTGATGATTTAGCAGAGAAATATTTTATTCAATATAAGGCTAAAAATAATTTAAAAATGCAGGTATTAAGTGATGAAAATGTAGAAATAAAAATATTACAGCAATGTGTAGAACAGGTTAAGGATCAGTACAAGAGGATTAAAATATTTAAGGAAAATAAAATACATAACATATTAATGGAGATAAAGTGGATTAAAAATTTAAATTATATAGATTTAGAAAATTATCAAAATGCTCCAAAGCACAACGGACTTAGAAAAAATAGCAAGGCCAGAGAAGGTATTTTTAAGGTTATGAAGTTATACTATAAGGAGCTTCATAGCTTATCATACATAAGCTATGAAGATATGCTTATTTGTGCTACAGTTGAGGCTAAATTAAATCCAAGATTTGTGCATATTTTAGTGGATGAATGTGAAAGACTTACATATTTACAGTGGAATTTTATAAAATCATTGAGAAGAAATGAAGGTTACTCTGGGTTCACTTTAGCATTTAATACAGATAAAGGAGAGTCTATATATTGCCCATTTATGAAAAATGGAAAAGTATATGTGTCAAAATTTCAAGAAAAAATAAAAAGATTTAATATTAAAAATAAGAAAGATATTTCCCAAGTAAAAAGTAATGTTATTAAACGCAAAAATCATAAAGGTATAGATGCTTTTGAAAAATTTCAATACTTTGATTTAAGGCATAAAACAGATTTTACTATGATGAAGGATTATTCTAATTCTGATGAAATTGTAGTTAATCAGAAGGATGAGATTTTAGAATATAATAAAGATGATGTAACTAAAATTCCAGTGTTTACTAATATTGCAGCGGGAGAACCAATATTTATAGACCCATCTCTAGAAGATAATTTTTCTATGCCTAAACAATGGATAAAAGGTCTTAAAGATTGTTTTATACTTAGGGTTAAGGGTGATAGTATGATAAATGCTAATATTAATGATGGGGATTTTGTAGTTATACATAAGCAAACGGATGTAAATAATAATGACATAGTTGCAGCAAATATATCTGGAAGTGCTACATTGAAAAGACTTAATATAAGCAAAAAAGGAGTATTTTTAAATCCTGAAAATGAAAAATATAATCCAATTCCTGTAACAGAAGAGGGTATATTTATTTTAGGTAAAGCAGTAGGAATTATAAGAAGACTTTGAAAATAAGGTACATGAAAATAAATAACAAGTCAAAGATGCAGGTATATTTTGTGTCAGACAAGGAAGCAGGTTCCGCCGCTAGTAGAACTATCGGTGGGTTCTGCTGACGCAGTATGACGAAAAATAGACTAGCATACTGACTTGTTATTTATTTGAATGTGCCTAATATATTAGCTATGGTAAAAATCCAAAATCTTTTTCTTAATAGTTTTTTTAAAATTGCAAATAATAATGAAAAAGGAGGGATTTACTTGGCTAAAAATAAATATAAAGAAAAGTTTATGCCTGTACCTATAGAGAAGCATGATACAGCTGCTTGGACTAATATTGAAAGCATGAAACCAGTATCTAAGGTAATCATACCTAGTGAAACTGGAGTGATAAATGCTAAAGAATGGGTAGATGTGAATCAAAAATAAATAAACTAATAAATCCGCTGGTATTTATAATTTAAAATAAATACCAGCGGATTATTTATATTACTTTGATTTTTAAATTTAAATAGGTCCTTTGCTTCTTATGCAAGTCATTACATAGAAAGTTCATAATTCAAGTAACTTAATACTTTTTGTGGTTTAATCATATTAATATTTTTGTTCAGATAATCTTTTATAGTTTGCATATCTTTCCTTAGCATCTTGCTCTGCTACATCATACATAGCATCTGCTATATCAGGGAAAGTAGTTTTTAAAGACGTATAACGCACCTCTCCTCCAATGAATTCTTTAAAGGACTTATTAGGCTCCTTAGAATCTAGTGTAAATGGATTTTTACCTTCTGCTTTTGTATTTGGATTGTATTTGTATAGATGCCAATAACCCGATTCTACAGCTTTTTTCTCTTCTGCAATGCTGGTACCCATACCGGATTTTATTCCATGATTTATACATGGGGCATAAGCTATAATAAGAGAAGGACCCTTATAAGCCTCTGCTTCAAGTATAGTTTTAATAGTATGATTCAAGTTAGCTCCCATAGCAATTTGAGCTACATATACATATCCATAACTCATAGCCATCATACCTAAATCTTTTTTCTTTATTTTTTTCCCTGCAGCAGCAAACTTAGCTACAGCTGCAGTTGGTGTAGATTTTGAAGATTGCCCTCCAGTATTGGAATATACTTCTGTATCCATGACAAATAAATTCACATCTTCTCCAGAGGCTAATACATGGTCTAAGCCTGAAAAACCTATATCATAAGCCCAGCCATCTCCACCTATTATCCACTGAGATTTTTTAATAAGAAAATCTTTTAGTTCTACTATTTCTTTTAAAGTTTTATTTTTAGATATATCCTCTTTATTTATATACTCTAATATTTTTGATGTAGCTTCCTTAGATTTTTCTCCATTATTTATTCCATTTAGCCAATTTTTAAAGGCTTCTTTTAAATTTTCATTAATTTCACTATTTAAAGCTTCCTTAATTAATTCACTAAGTCGTTCTCTCATTTGTTTTACTGCTAAATACATGCCATACCCATATTCAGCATTGTCTTCAAATAATGAATTACCCCAAGAAGGACCCTTACCTAAAGCATTTGTAGTATATGGTATAGAAGGGGCGCTGCCACCCCAGATGGATGAACAACCTGTGGCGTTGGCAATCATCATTCTATCTCCAAAAAGTTGTGTCAAAAGTTTTATGTAAGGAGTTTCTCCGCAACCAGGGCATGCACCATTAAATTCTAAAAGCGGTCTTTCAAATTGACTGCCTTTTAATGTAGCTGCACTCATTAAACCTTGTTTTTCAGGTATAGTCGTAGTGAATTCCCAATTTTTAGATTCTAATTCTATTTGTTCTTCAGCAGGTTTCATAATTAAAGCTTTACCAGGAGCTGGACAAATATCTGCACAGTTACTGCAACCGGTACAATCAAGAGGACTTATTTGAATTTTATAATGTAATCCATCAAAGGCTTTGCCTCCAGATGCTTCCTTTGTTTTAAAAGTTTCTGGAGCCTTTTTTAGTTCCTCATGAGTTAGAAGTACTGGTCTTATTACGGCATGAGGACAAACATAAGAACATTGATTACATTGTATACATTTATCTCTTTGCCATTCTGGAATCATAACGGCAATTCCACGTTTTTCATAAGCGGTAGTGCCTAGAGGAAAAGTACCATCCTCCATGCCATTGAAAGAACTTACAGGTAGTTCATCACCTTCATGTCTTGCCATAGGTCTTTGAATATTCTTAATAAAATCAGGCTCATCCTTTATAGGTAGTGGATTATCTTTAACATTTGCCCAAGAATTTGGAACAGTTACCTTGTTTAGAGCATCTATACCCTTATCTATGGCAGCTTTATTCATATCTACAATTTTTTCACCTTTTTTACCATAAGTTTTTTCTACAGAGGTTTTTAAGTAGTTTACAGCTTCTTCTATAGGTATAATATTAGCTAATTTAAAGAAGGCTGATTGCATAATCATGTTAATTCTTCCACCTAAGCCGATATTTTGAGCTATAGAAATAGCATCTATAGTATAAAAGCTGATATTATTTTCAGCAATATATCTTTTTACATAAGTAGGAAGATTTTTTTCTAGTTCTTGCTCATTCCAAGGACAGTTTAGTACAAAAATGCCATCTTTCTTTAAACCTTTTAATATATCAAAATTATATAAGAAGGATTTATTATGGCAGGCTATGTAGTCAGCATTTCTAACTAAATAAGGAGATTTTATAGGTTTTTTACCAAACCTTAAATGTGAAATAGTACTTCCTCCAGATTTTTTACTGTCATAAGAAAAATATGCTTGAGCATATAAATCAGTATTATCTCCAATGATTTTTACAGCTGTTTTATTTGCACCTACTGTTCCATCAGAACCCAGTCCCCAAAATTTACAACTAATAGTTCCTTTAGGTGTGGTATCTATATCTTCACCTTCAGGAAGAGAGGTATTGGTTACGTCATCATTAATTCCTATAGTAAATCCATTTTTAGGTTCATTTTCTTTTAAATTATTAAATACAGAAAGTATATGTGAGGGTCTTGTATCCTTAGAACCTAAGCCATATCTTCCACCTACAATTATAGGCTTTTCTTTAGAATTAAGAAACAAGTTGCATATGTCTAAGTATAATGGTTCTCCTAAGGAACCAGGTTCTTTTGTACGATCTAATATGGCAATCTTTTTTACGGTCTTAGGGAATATATTGAAGAAATAAGTAGGTGAAAAAGGACGATAAAGACGAACTTTTATAACGCCTACTTTCTCTCTCTTGCTTATTAAGTAATCCACTGTTTCTTCTATAGTATCGCAAATTGAACCCATGGCTACAATTATATATTCTGCATTGGGGTCTCCATAATAATCAAAAGGATGATATGCTCTGCCGGTTACTTTTTCTATTTCTCTCATATGATGTTCTACAATATCAGCAGTAGCATTATAAAATTTATTTGATGCTTCTCTACCTTGAAAATATATATCTGGATTTTGAGCTGTTCCCTTAAGAGTAGGGTGTTCAGGGTTTAATGCTCGGTTTCTAAAGTCTTTTATTGCGTTAAAATCTACTAAACTTACTATATCTTCCTGATTAATTATTTCTATCTTCTGATATTCATGAGATGTTCTAAAACCATCAAAAAAATGCAAAAAAGGTATTTTAGATTTTATGGAAGATAGATGAGCTATAGTTCCTAAATCCATTACCTCTTGAACATTTGATGAAGCCAAGAGTGCAAAGCCTGTTTGTCTTGTAGCCATTACGTCTTGGTGGTCACCAAATATTGATAGGGCGTGAGTTGCAAGAGCACGGGCACTTACGTGAAATACTCCTGGCAAAAGTTCTCCGGCTATTTTATACATATTAGGAATCATTAAAAGTAATCCTTGAGATGCAGTATAAGTAGTGGTAAGAGCACCACCGGCTAAAGAGCCGTGAACAGCACCAGAGGCACCACCTTCTGATTGCATTTCTACAACTCTCACTGGCTGATTGAATATATTTTTTCTTCCATGGGCAGACCATTCGTCAACCTTTTCTGCCATAGGGGTGGATGGAGTGATTGGATAAATTGCTGCTACTTCTGTAAAGGCATAAGACGCTTCAGCAGCAGCTTCATTTCCATCTAAAGTTTTCATAATTTTTGTCATGGAAAAGTCCTCCTTTATAATAATTTCAAACATAATCATCCAGTTTATTATTTACTAACATCATACACTTAATACGTATTAAGCAGATTTTGTTTTAAAGTGAAATACTAATCATATGATTAAACTACAAAAATGTACAATGTGGTGGAATTATGAAATTTCTCCTTCATGACTTGCATAAGAGCTAGGAATGATAAATTTAAATAGTTCCTTTGCTTCTTATACAAGTTATTCCAGAGAAATTTCATAATTCAAGTAATTTAATACTTTTTGTGGGATAATCATTATATAGGTAGCCAATAGGAATGTCCTAAAAACTTTATATGAAATTTGACTTTTTAGTGTAAAAAATATAAGTTTAATATATAAAATGTATATAAATAAAATTAACCAGTTTAGCGCATGCTATATGGAATATATTACGGGGTGATAAACTATGAAAATTGCAATGCCAAAATTAAATGAAGAATTAAATCAACACTTTGGCAAAAGTGAGAAATTTGCTATAGTAACTACAGAAGAAAAGAAAATAGTAGATATTAAGGAGGTTTCTGCAAAAGCTTTACAACATAATCACGAAGGGCTTGCAGAATTTTTAGAAAGTGAAAAAGTAGAAGTGGT
The DNA window shown above is from Haloimpatiens massiliensis and carries:
- a CDS encoding FMN-dependent NADH-azoreductase, whose translation is MKKLLYIPVNSKPENMSTSKTAGRYFVNRFMSENTDYTVEELDLYNEYIPEPIYKYFKGRAELVTGAEYDSLSEFDKKAVDRMNQLSDQFLSADVYVIAAPMWSVSFPSILKRYMDCIIINNKLIKISPENVDGLLEDKQRNMIYIQSSGGIYPKILGANVNHGVDYFHDIFKFLGITRFQKVLIEGVDMPEVGKDKALQMAYEEMETVIKKFSREPILKQ
- a CDS encoding GIY-YIG nuclease family protein, which codes for MCYVYILKCSDDTLYTGWTNNLQNRIKNHLRGKGAKYTRCRLPVQLVYFEECVDKSSALKREYKIKQMRRKEKLELIQRKKIQI
- a CDS encoding CDIF630_02480 family spore surface protein, whose protein sequence is MAKNKYKEKFMPVPIEKHDTAAWTNIESMKPVSKVIIPSETGVINAKEWVDVNQK
- a CDS encoding MBL fold metallo-hydrolase, with product MNLNKIKGNAYYIDSPTNIGVYTFKNKNCILIDTGINNSSAKKLNDILLSNNLHPKYIINTHSHGDHCGGNTFFKDNYPGCQVFSSPKEKLYIENPYIYSSILYTASAIKPLANSSKPCGVDFILNEGINKISDDKFEIISLKGHTVDQIGIITPEKVCFLGDSIFSDEILDKYSLPYLNSIEESLNTLNFLKTIEADFFLPSHSQKILTREELLNLIHRNIKNLEDYINLFLELLDQPLTKEDLVENLCILKDLQIDFKAYHITYSTVSAFLAYLYNKDLINFSVENFRLYYFRKS
- the lexA gene encoding transcriptional repressor LexA produces the protein MTISSIYDRFVKWKQNKVTLLSAKESNEKNLSLIMRLLYIKNNYCFSKNDEVLFTSATDKNLEKINSCYENMENTNRHSYDTLFTCLSKEPTVVKIDDLAEKYFIQYKAKNNLKMQVLSDENVEIKILQQCVEQVKDQYKRIKIFKENKIHNILMEIKWIKNLNYIDLENYQNAPKHNGLRKNSKAREGIFKVMKLYYKELHSLSYISYEDMLICATVEAKLNPRFVHILVDECERLTYLQWNFIKSLRRNEGYSGFTLAFNTDKGESIYCPFMKNGKVYVSKFQEKIKRFNIKNKKDISQVKSNVIKRKNHKGIDAFEKFQYFDLRHKTDFTMMKDYSNSDEIVVNQKDEILEYNKDDVTKIPVFTNIAAGEPIFIDPSLEDNFSMPKQWIKGLKDCFILRVKGDSMINANINDGDFVVIHKQTDVNNNDIVAANISGSATLKRLNISKKGVFLNPENEKYNPIPVTEEGIFILGKAVGIIRRL
- the nifJ gene encoding pyruvate:ferredoxin (flavodoxin) oxidoreductase, translating into MTKIMKTLDGNEAAAEASYAFTEVAAIYPITPSTPMAEKVDEWSAHGRKNIFNQPVRVVEMQSEGGASGAVHGSLAGGALTTTYTASQGLLLMIPNMYKIAGELLPGVFHVSARALATHALSIFGDHQDVMATRQTGFALLASSNVQEVMDLGTIAHLSSIKSKIPFLHFFDGFRTSHEYQKIEIINQEDIVSLVDFNAIKDFRNRALNPEHPTLKGTAQNPDIYFQGREASNKFYNATADIVEHHMREIEKVTGRAYHPFDYYGDPNAEYIIVAMGSICDTIEETVDYLISKREKVGVIKVRLYRPFSPTYFFNIFPKTVKKIAILDRTKEPGSLGEPLYLDICNLFLNSKEKPIIVGGRYGLGSKDTRPSHILSVFNNLKENEPKNGFTIGINDDVTNTSLPEGEDIDTTPKGTISCKFWGLGSDGTVGANKTAVKIIGDNTDLYAQAYFSYDSKKSGGSTISHLRFGKKPIKSPYLVRNADYIACHNKSFLYNFDILKGLKKDGIFVLNCPWNEQELEKNLPTYVKRYIAENNISFYTIDAISIAQNIGLGGRINMIMQSAFFKLANIIPIEEAVNYLKTSVEKTYGKKGEKIVDMNKAAIDKGIDALNKVTVPNSWANVKDNPLPIKDEPDFIKNIQRPMARHEGDELPVSSFNGMEDGTFPLGTTAYEKRGIAVMIPEWQRDKCIQCNQCSYVCPHAVIRPVLLTHEELKKAPETFKTKEASGGKAFDGLHYKIQISPLDCTGCSNCADICPAPGKALIMKPAEEQIELESKNWEFTTTIPEKQGLMSAATLKGSQFERPLLEFNGACPGCGETPYIKLLTQLFGDRMMIANATGCSSIWGGSAPSIPYTTNALGKGPSWGNSLFEDNAEYGYGMYLAVKQMRERLSELIKEALNSEINENLKEAFKNWLNGINNGEKSKEATSKILEYINKEDISKNKTLKEIVELKDFLIKKSQWIIGGDGWAYDIGFSGLDHVLASGEDVNLFVMDTEVYSNTGGQSSKSTPTAAVAKFAAAGKKIKKKDLGMMAMSYGYVYVAQIAMGANLNHTIKTILEAEAYKGPSLIIAYAPCINHGIKSGMGTSIAEEKKAVESGYWHLYKYNPNTKAEGKNPFTLDSKEPNKSFKEFIGGEVRYTSLKTTFPDIADAMYDVAEQDAKERYANYKRLSEQKY